From Triticum aestivum cultivar Chinese Spring chromosome 4A, IWGSC CS RefSeq v2.1, whole genome shotgun sequence, a single genomic window includes:
- the LOC123085979 gene encoding uncharacterized protein yields the protein MGQWVCSRLMHPHLPYSDDRWTEVAPGPIRRWPWLRVSSRSGFARALRSPCGTCKRVKTLAASSRQARGPSASSPPYSLLSHAAALEPAPPPPHLLPAPSSTTQRPRCAEQGNGLDRGRPGLAAAAPGFAGRRVESPPSPSRVSSTVAARNPFPTRKIPRDLIDGGITIWRWIIHFCSTSNVVFVWNGQFSISKSAILYFLSGYIILLGFSLYVAQK from the exons ATGGGCCAATGGGTGTGTAGCCGGCTTATGCACCCGCATCTGCCCTATAGTGATGACAGGTGGACCGAAGTTGCTCCTGGTCCCATTCGTCGGTGGCCCTGGCTGCGCGTCTCGTCGCGGTCGGGATTCGCCCGTGCGCTGCGCTCGCCCTGCGGAACGTGCAAAAGGgtcaaaaccctagccgccagttCTCGTCAAGCACGCGGCCCCTCCGCCTCGTCTCCTCCCTACTCCCTCctctcccacgccgccgccctcgAGCCCGCGCCGCCTCCACCTCATCTCCTCCCCGCTCCCTCCTCTACAACGCAGCGCCCTCGATGCGCT GAGCAGGGCAACGGATTGGATCGAGGGCGCCCTGGCCTCGCCGCCGCTGCACCTGGATTCGCTGGCCGCCGCGTCGAGTCACCTCCGTCGCCGTCGCGAGTCAGCTCCACCGTTGCCGCCAGGAATCCCTTCCCGACAAG GAAAATTCCTAGGGATTTGATTGATGGAGGCATCACTATTTGGCGCTGGATTATCCATTTTTGCAGCACCAGCAATGTTGTTTTTGTTTGGAATGGCCAGTTCTCAATTTCTAAATCGGCTATACTATACTTCTTGTCAGGTTACATTATCTTGCTTGGTTTCAGTCTATATGTAGCACAAAAATAG